A window from Hemicordylus capensis ecotype Gifberg chromosome 2, rHemCap1.1.pri, whole genome shotgun sequence encodes these proteins:
- the LOC128345502 gene encoding uncharacterized protein LOC128345502 — translation MPRLHCQQRKEPTRPISPTSPPGGTHRYREGLPLPSSGPLHDDQGGDTVCAAVSVSLPPVSGTNSGSNGGHHRRSRMGQAPLQATSVVPASPPAFHRPAEAEAIPHCQVVPPLVAGPSTPPLGEGVPGLPQSHSNNGCQQQGLGHPLPHPDSPGPLDGHGEETQYQLAGTPGHPPGTPHLPLNNLQEACVGKNRQHHRKGPHKSTGGHPLILPSPGSAPSTLLGGLGAGIPDSSSCEGRSQHSGRLAQQGRRATREVVSSSGHVSTNHGQDGDPSNRPLRISPECPVAPIHDPFSVSVGNSDGRPINGLAEGFAVRLSTDPSNLQSPEEDTTPAGPNHPDSSILASAPLVSRATTPLQGTAVGTANASRSALTRPSTSPQSRVVKACRLETERRALRQFGYSNRVVATMLASCRPSTNRIYQSTWRAFLRWSSRHSIPRGNANLRHLLLFLQEGLEKGLRPNTLKRQAASLVGLISGGKSDSWKTYPHLKRFLRGATLLSPPTVHRFPSWDLHVVLKALQKPPFEPVASIPLRILSFKLAFLVAVTSARHISELRALSIHKSFCIFSKEAVRLIPDPFVRPKVASVFHQSQDVFLPSFCPHPKHERERLWHNLDVCRCLKKYITHTSTFRTSDKMFVSFHPRSMGSAVSAPTIAHWIRACIKLAYEVQRLSPPSGVSAHSTRAVATSAAFSTNAPVQDICRAATWSTPSTFTRHYKIETHADLQAAFGRRVLQRVLPQE, via the coding sequence ATGCCACGGCTTCATTGTCAACAAAGAAAAGAGCCAACTCGCCCCATCTCACCAACTTCGCCACCTGGGGGTACTCATCGATACAGAGaaggattgcctcttccttcctcaGGACCGCTTCACGACGATCAGGGAGGAGATACAGTGTGCGCTGCAGTCTCCGTTTCCTTGCCTCCTGTCTCTGGCACGAATTCTGGGTCTAATGGTGGCCACCATAGACGTAGTCGCATGGGCCAGGCTCCACTACAGGCCACTTCAGTGGTTCCTGCTTCCCCACCAGCGTTCCATCGCCCGGCGGAAGCTGAGGCTATCCCCCACTGTCAGGTCGTCCCTCCACTGGTGGCTGGCCCCAGCACACCTCCTCTGGGGGAGGGAGTTCCTGGACTCCCCCAAAGTCATAGTAACAACGGATGCCAGCAACAGGGGTTGGGGCACCCACTGCCTCACCCTGACAGCCCAGGGCCATTGGACGGCCACGGAGAGGAAACACAGTATCAACTGGCGGGAACTCCAGGCCATCCGCCTGGCACTCCTCACCTTCCACTCAACAATTTGCAAGAGGCATGTGTTGGTAAAAACCGACAACACCACCGCAAAGGCCCACATAAATCGACAGGGGGGCACCCGCTCATTCTCCCTTCACCAGGAAGTGCTCCTTCTACTCTCCTGGGCGGACTGGGAGCTGGAATCCCTGACAGCTCATCATGTGAAGGGAGATCTCAACATtctggcagactggctcagcagggaagacGTGCAACCAGGGAAGTGGTCTCTTCATCCGGCCACGTTTCAACAAATCACGGACAGGATGGGGACCCCAGTAATCGACCTCTTCGCATCTCCCCTGAATGCCCAGTTGCCCCGATTCATGACCCGTTTTCCGTGTCGGTTGGCAACAGCGACGGACGCCCTATCAACGGACTGGCCGAGGGGTTTGCTGTACGCCTATCCACCGACCCCTCTAATCTCCAGAGTCCTGAGGAGGATACGACTCCTGCGGGCCCAAACCATCCTGATAGCTCCATTTTGGCCTCGGCGCCCCTGGTTTCCAGAGCTACTACACCTCTCCAAGGAACCGCCGTGGGAACTGCCAATGCGTCCCGATCTGCTCTCACAAGGCCCAGTACTTCACCCCAATCCAGGGTGGTTAAGGCTTGCCGCCTGGAAACTGAGCGGCGAGCTCTGAGGCAGTTCGGTTATTCTAACAGAGTTGTGGCCACCATGCTGGCGTCCTGCAGGCCTTCCACCAACCGCATCTACCAGTCCACTTGGAGGGCATTCCTACGCTGGTCATCCCGCCACTCCATTCCCAGGGGCAATGCCAATCTACGTCACCTCCTTCTGTTTCTGCAAGAGGGTTTGGAAAAGGGTCTGCGCCCAAACACTCTGAAACGCCAGGCAGCCTCTTTAGTTGGCTTGATTTCGGGGGGAAAGTCGGACTCTTGGAAGACCTACCCGCACCTCAAGCGTTTTCTTCGAGGCGCGACCTTGCTATCCCCTCCGACAGTACACCGCTTCCCGTCCTGGGATCTCCACGTGGTGTTAAAGGCGCTACAGAAACCTCCCTTTGAGCCTGTGGCCAGTATTCCCCTCAGGATTCTCTCGTTCAAACTTGCCTTTTTGGTAGCAGTGACATCAGCTAGGCATATCTCAGAACTAAGGGCCCTCTCCATCCACAAgtccttctgcatcttttccaaggAGGCAGTCAGACTGATTCCGGACCCCTTTGTCAGACCTAAGGTGGCGTCGGTCTTCCATCAGTCCCAGGACGTGTTCCTCCCCTCATTCTGTCCGCATCCTAAGCATGAGAgggaaaggctgtggcataaTCTAGACGTTTGTCGCTGCCTCAAAAAATACATCACGCACACGTCCACCTTCCGAACTTCGGACAAAATGTTTGTCTCCTTCCATCCCAGATCCATGGGCTCGGCCGTTTCAGCTCCTACGATCGCCCACTGGATTCGGGCATGCATCAAGCTGGCATACGAGGTACAGCGTCTCTCTCCTCCTTCAGGCGTCTCGGCGCACTCCACCAGAGCGGTGGCTACCTCAGCAGCGTTCTCCACAAATGCACCAGTACAGGACATCTGTCGAGCTGCTACTTGGTCCACGCCTTCCACATTCACCAGGCACTATAAAATTGAGACCCACGCCGACcttcaggcagcatttggcagAAGGGTGCTTCAGCGGGTCCTTCCCCAGGAGTAG